In Penaeus chinensis breed Huanghai No. 1 chromosome 2, ASM1920278v2, whole genome shotgun sequence, the following proteins share a genomic window:
- the LOC125035757 gene encoding alkaline phosphatase-like gives MDGSSRGTGVTWLATAWALLVALAGQPALAQVYPVPKPEDTAHWHQLAANDLQDAMFAATMHDWSIAKNVVMFVGDGMGITPTVAGRIYKGQRREGSAGEEGYLAWERFPNMGLMKTYVLNKQVPDSAATATAYLTGAKANMYTLGVDHTVTKDQCLASLDPATWRNSVLKWAQDAGKNTGFVTTTRLTHATPAALYAHTANRDWECDAKLGSLGHGCRDIAKQFVEDTPGRDINVALAGGRLVMGASVGVKTEHNCLRGDGRNLTQEWLRAKRAHGHTARYVTNTQDLQSTDYASTDYLLGLFADDHMDYEADRDRGPLGQPSLANMTRAAIKMLAKNVHKGFFLLVEGGRIDHGLHDTQPRRALEDVLALDDAVADALSILDLDNTLILVTADHSHVMTINGYAQRGNDILGMSDEPSDIDQMTYTTLMFTNGPAYNYTWNGVNVTRPDPKTQNTTELGYKPLAAVPLSYETHSGEDVAAYAIGPMSHLLHRVHEQSYLAHVMGFASCIGPYKDNCERPKSHFSRFLPRAKSIRRKIRL, from the exons ATGGACGGCTCGAGCAGAGGGACGGGCGTGACGTGGCTGGCGACGGCGTGGGCGCTTCTGGTGGCGCTAGCGGGACAGCCTGCCCTCGCCCAGGTGTACCCCGTGCCCAAGCCCGAAG ACACGGCCCACTGGCACCAATTGGCCGCTAATGATTTGCAAGATGCCATGTTTGCTGCCACCATGCACGACTGGAGCATTGCCAAGAAC GTGGTGATGTTCGTGGGCGACGGGATGGGCATCACGCCCACGGTGGCCGGCAGGATCTACAAGGGGCAGCGGCGCGAGGGCTCGGCGGGCGAGGAGGGCTACCTGGCGTGGGAGCGATTCCCCAACATGGGCCTCATGAAG acgTACGTGCTCAACAAGCAGGTGCCCGACAgtgccgccaccgccaccgcttACCTGACGGGGGCGAAGGCGAACATGTACACTTTGGGAGTCGACCACACCGTCACGAAGGACCAGTGCTTGGCTTCCCTCGACCCGGCCACCTGGAGGAACTCCGTGCTCAAGTGGGCTCAGGACGCCGGCAAAAACACGG GCTTCGTGACGACCACCCGCCTGACGCACGCCACGCCCGCGGCCCTTTACGCCCACACCGCCAACAGAGACTGGGAGTGCGACGCCAAGCTAGGGAGCCTCGGACACGGCTGCAGGGACATCGCCAAGCAGTTCGTCGAGGACACGCCAGGGAGGGACATCAAT GTGGCTCTCGCGGGTGGGCGGCTCGTGATGGGCGCGAGTGTGGGCGTGAAGACGGAGCACAACTGCCTGCGGGGCGACGGGCGGAACCTGACGCAGGAGTGGCTGAGGGCTAAGCGCGCCCACGGACACACCGCCCGCTACGTCACCAACACGCAGGACCTCCAGAGCACCGACTACGCGTCCACGGACTATCTCTTGG GCCTCTTCGCCGACGACCACATGGACTACGAGGCGGACCGCGACCGAGGGCCCCTTGGCCAACCCAGCCTGGCCAACATGACTCGCGCCGCCATCAAGATGCTGGCCAAAAACGTGCACAAGGGATTCTTCTTACTG GTCGAGGGCGGGAGGATCGACCACGGCCTCCACGACACGCAGCCCCGCCGAGCCCTGGAGGACGTGCTGGCTCTGGACGACGCCGTGGCCGACGCCCTCAGCATCCTCGACCTCGACAACACCCTCATCCTCGTCACCGCCGACCACTCGCACGTCATGACCATCAACGGCTACGCTCAGCGGGGCAATGACATCTTGG gcatGAGCGATGAGCCGTCTGACATCGACCAGATGACCTACACAACCCTCATGTTTACCAACGGCCCCGCTTACAACTACACTTGGAATGGTGTCAAC GTGACCCGACCCGACCCCAAGACGCAAAACACTACAGAATTAGGTTACAAGCCCCTCGCTGCCGTCCCACTGAGTTATGAGACCCACAGTGGTGAAGATGTAGCTGCTTATGCCATAG GCCCAATGTCTCACCTGCTGCACCGCGTCCACGAGCAGAGTTACCTGGCCCACGTGATGGGTTTCGCCTCTTGCATTGGCCCCTACAAGGATAACTGCGAGAGACCCAAATCCCACTTCTCCCGCTTCCTTCCACGGGCAAAGAGCATCAGGCGGAAGATTAGATTATAA
- the LOC125035762 gene encoding DNA-binding protein SMUBP-2-like, whose product MSKEKTQLSRNDWIALHCSLLEEERKAEVSAAQSEVEGASLKVLEARGVVLGHLVISERSTGLYGRPIITFVPARKDAVLPANNFSSGDIVGVYESGSGQQCTTGVVKYVSQKNIQIVLDDDADELDNLSDDTQLRLNKLANDVTYRRIKSGLNGLEKLINGPAAHTVSVLFGESPPRSIAPSLPPQLMGAEGKIQLFNKNLDNSQREAVEFAIQRSDLAVVHGPPGTGKTTTIVEVIRQHVKLKSKVLACAPSNLAVDNLVERLAAAKVRVVRVGHPARATALTQRYTLDCLMHHSDESQLLKDIHRDINEQLKQLKTARDRGKRQHIRREIKTFRKELYEREMRLTKQILTNSDVILATLTSSSNDGPLKLLREDFFDVVVIDECSQAIEAACYMSLLRAPKLIIAGDHCQLPPTIVSKEAAEKGLELSLMERIINQCGDEVVRMLTMQYRMNTDIMQWASTAMYQDRLIAHSSVASHLLHQLQGVTTNEDTGTVHQPFIFFLKCLAYVCCFFADLPLLHGSVFKRGCYPV is encoded by the exons ATGTCAAAGGAAAAAACCCAGCTGTCGCGCAATGATTGGATTGCCCTCCATTGCTCGCtgttggaagaggagaggaaggcagaggtcAGCGCTGCACAGTCAGAG GTTGAAGGAGCATCCCTCAAGGTCTTAGAAGCAAGAGGAGTGGTTTTAGGGCATTTAGTTATCAGCGAGAGATCCACTGGCCTCTATGGACGCCCCATCATCACATTTGTCCCTGCAAGGAAAGATGCTGTTTTACCCGCAAATAATTTTTCTTCAG GTGATATTGTTGGTGTATATGAGAGTGGATCAGGCCAGCAGTGTACAACGGGAGTGGTAAAGTATGTCTCACAGAAAAATATCCAGATTGTTCTTGACGACGATGCTGATGAGTTGGACAACCTTAGCGATGACACGCAGCTGCGGCTGAACAAGCTAGCAAATGAT GTTACATACAGAAGGATAAAATCAGGACTGAATGGGCTTGAAAAGTTGATAAATGGCCCAGCTGCACACACAGTGTCTGTGCTGTTTGGTGAATCACCCCCAAGGTCTATTGCTCCTTCCTTACCACCACAACTTATGGGAGCTGAGGGCAAAATACAGCTCTTTAATA AAAACCTGGACAATTCGCAGCGGGAGGCAGTTGAGTTTGCCATTCAGAGGAGTGACCTGGCGGTGGTCCACGGCCCCCCCGGCACAGGGAAAACAACGACCATCGTGGAGGTCATTAGGCAGCATGTCAAACTCAAGTCAAAG GTTCTAGCCTGTGCTCCATCAAACCTCGCTGTGGATAACCTGGTAGAGAGACTAGCGGCAGCCAAGGTTCGTGTTGTGCGTGTTGGTCATCCGGCACGCGCCACTGCACTCACCCAACGCTATACTCTTGACTGCCTTATGCACCACAG CGATGAATCTCAGTTACTGAAGGACATTCATCGTGATATTAATGAGCAACTCAAACAACTGAAGACGgccagagacagaggaaagaggcaGCACATCAGGAGGGAAATCAAGACTTTTAGGAAGGAGTTATATGAGAG GGAGATGAGACTCACGAAGCAGATCCTGACGAACAGCGATGTGATCTTGGCCACCCTCacgagtagtagtaatgatggccCCCTTAAGCTCCTGAGGGAGGATTTCTTTGATGTGGTGGTCATTGATGAATGCTCGCAG GCTATTGAGGCTGCCTGTTATATGTCACTCCTCCGAGCCCCAAAGTTGATAATAGCAGGCGATCACTGCCAGCTTCCTCCTACCATCGTATCCAAAGAAGCAGCAGAGAAGGGCTTGGAACTCTCACTTATGGAGAGAATTATAA ATCAGTGTGGGGATGAAGTTGTCAGGATGTTAACCATGCAGTACCGCATGAATACTGACATCATGCAGTGGGCATCAACAGCCATGTACCAAGATCGCCTAATTGCCCACTCCTCTGTAGCCTCGcatcttcttcatcaactacagGGAGTGACGACCAATGAAGACACAGGTACAGTTCACCagccttttatattttttttgaaatgtctTGCATATGTTTGCTGTTTTTTTGCAGATTTACCTTTGTTGCATGGGAGTGTGTTTAAAAGGGGTTGTTATCCTGTTTGA